Within the Arachis duranensis cultivar V14167 chromosome 10, aradu.V14167.gnm2.J7QH, whole genome shotgun sequence genome, the region ataaaggaaatgGTTCTCATCCTTAATTATCCATGGTTATGATGAACACGAGCTAAAAGGGGTAAAATTATACCCCCACTTCCCCTTTGAATAGTGTAGTAAGTATACATGAAAAGAAGGTATATAACAATGAGCACTaaataagaaaaacaacaacaaaagaaccATCTCTACGACCATGTAATCTGATCTCCTCACTGAGACGAAATTCCTTAAGAGTTTAATCcggaaggaaaaaaaaggatAGTATGAACAACTATTCCTCCTTATTACGAGCAATGCTTGCACGATGTCTTAGTTCAGCTCTTTTCCACCTAACAATCAAGTAACACAAGGAGAAAAGTGTGTTGATCTGCCAGAGACAAGATACTTCAAGTTAATAATGTATTGAATAAGAAGAGAGGACTATCATTTAAATGAGTTACATGATGGAAAATACTAACCAGAATTATCATAGCAATGACAAGAAGGGGCCCCGACCAAAGAACTGAGATAAATAGTCCATTTGGATCAAAATAGTTTTGACTAGAGAAGCTTTTCGAGTTCATCCTCAGAACAGTGTTAAGCCTCTCAGCGAGATATACACCAGCCACTGCATTAGAACATTCTCTCAGTAAGAAAAGATACATAAAGACGAGAAATTCAAGAATATCTTCAAGACTGCCATTCAACCACACAAAGAGATGTGTCAATGAATATAATAGAGATGTTTAAATGGTATTACAAATCGCGGAGAAATTCATTGATATCTTCAAGATTTAGTGACTTCCAATGATTCACCTACTTAACAACTTGTTACAAAATTGTCATACTCCCAAGTCCTAAACACATTGCTGCATTCTAGCTACATTCATTTAGtaaatcaaaaaaatcaaaacgatATTTCATATCAGCATCATTCACCAGTGGTTACTAGTTAAGATCATCCTAAACAAATATATCTAGTTCCGTAGGCCCTCTTCCTTATGTGACAAGTTTAGAAATGTTCACAATGATCAAATCAAATGCGACAAGAGAGAAAAAGGATTCGCAcacatgaaataaaaaatcaaaatcaaaatgaaaacaGGAATCTGAAAATTTCACATAAATATTGCATATTATGAAAAGTAACAGATCATATTCATACATGTGAGAAGAAACAAACACATCTGGAAGTTAGTTTTCCTCCTGGTGATGATAGTCACAAGAAGCAACACTATGTGGAACCCAACCAAACCAATCAACCATGGTTCCTGAAACACAACCAACTAACCGTCTTAACTAACTGAATAGAAATAATAACAGAATTAACAAATCCATATTTCACATTATTACCTGACCCCTTATGTGATTTTAGCTAGAGTATGGCTAGCAATTAATAACATATTGTTAGATGATTATTGGAATGATTAGTTAAGCTATTCTTGTAATGAACTTGTTAGTCATAGCCAATATAAATAGCGAGGCAACTAACAGAATCAGTTTCAGATTGCCAATTTCATTTCAttccttttttttcatctttcttaCTGTGTTTTCTAAAAacatctctcttctctcttcctctTACAATTTCCCACATTCTTAACacacattattaattaatcaacaCGCAGATCCACACAGATTTGGAATTCAATTGTGAATTAACTTACCTTCCAATCAATGGCATGGAAGAAGCCGATGAAGTTATCGTAGGCGGGGCGGAGGCCGGCACGAAGCTCGGAAGACAGCTTCTGGACGAGATCCGCCATGAGATCCATGTGCTCCTCCACTGCAGATTTCACCTCCTCCATTCTAACTAACTTCAAAGCTATTTGTGAAATCGATGAATCTGCATTATAATTTGGAACTATAACAATTAGAATCAACGACAGCAACAACCGCAACTGAAGCTAGACTCTTCTCGTGAATCTTCGTCAAACCCCCCAACCTTCTCAGGCTTCTCATTGAGGGCCCGTAGCTGGGCTGGGCCCAATATAAATTTCGGTAACCGAAACAAGACCAAAAGAAAGCATGCTTTATCATGGACTCAAACCAACTTGGGTTAgtcgagtggtcagctcactcgtTCGTAAGTAAGTTTTGGAAGTTCGAATATGCCTTATGCATGCAACAATTTATTGACCTGCAACGGATTTTTAAATGAAACTCAAATCCACGACGAATTAGTCATAAACCTGTTGGGGGATACCATTTGagtaaacaagaaaaaaaaaaaagactccaAACAAGAGATGTTAATGAAGTCTGTGTCTTACCATGACTTTTTTAACAAAAGatgaattatataatatataatatataatataataacgctacttctaaaatattttatttcacaGTGCATAATACAGTTGTTGTCTTGTTGAGATATGCTTGAAAATTTTCTAATATCATTATTTTCTGTGTTGCACATTTAAAAGTATAACAAGTGGGTTCATGGCTccagacaattttaaaatttttatatattatatgatgatgtatttaattttaaaattgagttGTTagtttaataactaattataaaaactttttatttcatGATTTGAGTTTAAATTccaattattatattttgaatattaatagtgtattatatttttttgactAAATATTTTGATCTAATCCATTTTCATtgtgcttttattttttatttttttaNaaaatatcaaaataatttatctGTATTATTCATATTACAttctttataataataaaagacaaaaattaaaattttaattattatgaataatattaaatataaaattattattttttaataaaactttctatttcaatataacacttattaataattttttattaaaaataataataaaaaataatatcatcaattatataatacaatatttaattatacaaatatttaattttcgGTCCCCTCTTTAAAAGATTTCTTGATCCACTCTGGTTCCACGAAATTATAGTGATTCAAACCCACTTAATATAGTAACATGTATTTGGTATCGAATGATATCCAATGTCCATTGTACAATACGTATATACACAAGTAGATGAGGTCAATTCTAATTTCTAAAGGTATCTTTGACTCTATTTGGAagaaaattctattttaatattggcaaacaaaaagaattaactAGCATGTTGCAcgatcaaaataattaatttctgttgtgaaataaataaataaataaataaataaaataaaaataataaaataaaatataaataaaaaatactattatttatatttatcaatattattatactattataaagataatatattaatattatattagtagtaagagaaaagtaaataagtgcttaataacaagaaagaaaaagagaaaatattttagttttttattattgttgtacGTAACATTCATAGGATTACTTCTCTATATATAGGTATATGAAGTTCTTCATTcagcattgaaaacaaaaaccaACCGCCTACACTAATGGGCATTCAATTTAActttatcacaacactcccctTGAATGCCCATTTAGAAATATTGCCTCATTAAAATCTTATTAAAGAAAAACCTTGTGggaaaaaccttagtgaaggaaaaatagtacaatatcctttgtgatgggaactgtctcattaaaaaccttgtcaagaaaaacccaatggaaaaaaaagcttgaccaagggaaaaagagtagtctcccctcttgccgacatcatttaatgtctcgaaattggcgcatcccaatctcatgtaccaatctttcaaaggaggattttgggagtgactttgtaaataaatctgccagattgtcacttgagcagatctgttggacatcaattgtcccttgattttgaagatcatgagtaaagaagaatttgggagaaatatgctttgttctatcacctttgatgtatccacccttaagttgagcaatgcatgctgtattatcttcaaacaggacagttggagctatcttatgatcaatcagtccatatgatgacagaatatattgaatcagacTCCTCAGCAAAAAACACTtgcgactagcttcatgaatcgccagtatttcagcatgattagaggatgtttgCAGCAATCGTTTGTTTCCTGGACCTCCaagatatagctgtaccaccatatgtgaatatgtatcctgtttgagatctccttttATGTGAATCAAACAAGTATccggcatctgcatagccaactagttgtgacttggatccatagggataaaacaatcccatatcaaccgttccatgaagatatcgaaagatttgcttgattccactccaatgtcttctggttggagaggatcTATACCTTTttagtaaattcacagcaaatgatatatcgggtcttgtattattagcaagatacattagcgctctaatggcactaagatatggtacttcaggaccaaggatatcttcattttcttctttaggacggaattgatccttctccacatccaaaaatcttacgatcattggggtactcaagggatgtgacttatccatataaaatctcttcaagatcttttctgtgtatgttgtttgatgaataaagatccattttttatatgctcgatctgcaggtcgagacaaaatttagtccttccaagatctttcatctcaaactcttcttttagagtttttattattgttggaatctcttcaggagtcccaatgatatttaaatcatcaacgtacacaataataataatgaatccagatgtagttttctttatgaaaacacatggacagatatcatcattcttgaatccatttttggccagatactcagtaagacgattataccacattcgtccagattgcttcagaccatataaagatctttgcaatttgactaagtataacccttgcgaatattcattggatggtttagatatctttagtccttcagggactttcatatagatatcctgatctaatgagccgtataagtaGGCTGTTACCatatccattaaatgcatatgtagtttatgatatgcagataaactgaccaaataacgcaatgttatcgcattcactacaggggaatacgtttcttcataatctataccgggcctttgtgaaaaatcttgtgccacaagtcgggctttatagcgcacaacttcatttttctcattttgttttctcacaaatacccatcggtatccaacaggttttacatcttcaggtgtacggactacaggtccaaaaacttcacattttgcaagtgagtctaattcagccttcatggctgcttctcattttggccaatcatttctttgtcgacattctttgactgatcttggctcaaaatccttactttcatgcatgatatttaatgtcacattatatgcaaatatttcattgacaattatcttatttcggtcccatttctctcccgtaaagacataatttatcgagatctcatcattttcactattttcaggtacctgaacgtcttctggcgttaaaactatatcagaattttggacaactgcaggtgtctttactatgtctttttcaataggaataatatttacctcttttctctttcgagaaattttgtctttggaaccgacagacctgccacgcttctggcgtgtatttgcttcggtggcaatttgtccaactgggacatcaattcgtaTTGGGGCATTTTTCgttggtatataagatttggttatcctatttgtatcggaaaatgcatcaggcaattcatttgctattctttgcaaatgtataatcttttgaacttcgaGTTCACATTGCCccgatcgaggatctaaatgcatcaaggatgatgcattccaattaagttccttttcaggaagcttattctctcccctaatgttggaaattttgattcatcaaaatgacaatctgcaaattgggctttaaatacatctctagTTTGTATATCAaaatacctcactatagagggagaatcatatccaacatatatttcCAATTTTCTTTGAGGTCCCATTTtagtgcgattaggtggtgcaataggaacatatatcgcacacccaaatattcttaaatgggaaacatttggctgctggccaaagaCTAATTGCATAGAAGAGAACttatggtaactcgttggcctcaaacgaataagtgctgcggtatgtaaaatagcatgcccccaaaccgaggttgggagatttgttctcataagcaagggtctagcaattaattggaggcgtttaataagtgattctgctaacccattttgtgtgtgaacataagctactggatgttcaacacttattccattagccatacaataagaataaaaagcttgggaagtaaattcaccagcattatcaagacgaattgctttgattggattttctggaaattgtgcttttaatcgaataatttgagctagtaatctcgcaaacgccaggttgcgagaagataataagcacacatgtgaccatctcgaagatgcgtctattaggaccatgaaatatctaaaagatccacatggtagATGAaaaggtccacatatatcaccttgaatcctttctagaaaTTCAGAGGACTCAAATCCAACATTTACTGGTGATgaccttaaaattaactttccctgagaacatgcagcacaacaaaattcactagttttaagaatcttctggttctttagtgaatgtccatgagagttttcaataattctcctcatcatggttgttcctggatgacccaatcggtcgtgccaagttatgcATTCATTTGgactagtaaacttctggtttaaagtggcatgtgattcaattgcactaattttggtataatataacccggatgaaagtgagggcaatttttctaatataacctttttatttgaatcatgagttgtgatacataagtactcatgacttccctcattcatagtctcaatatgatatccatttcggcgaatatctttaaagctcaacaagtttcttcgaGACTTAGTAGACaacagtgcattatttattatgaattttgtccctctgggaaacaaaattatagctcttccggagccttcaatcacattgcctgagccaattatagtattaacacattcttcttttggcacaagatgggtaaaatatatatcacttttgagaatagtgtgcgaacttgcattatccgcaaggcatacatcttcattacatatccttgccattctcttcaaagacaaataataataaaatgagtagcaTGTACAGTTAAATTAAATACTTGAtcagaattatttttctaagaaacactATACAGAACAATAatatcatatactaaaattttattttaaaacatgacacatttaatgatttcaaaattcataaacattaatatttcattgtttatatacatcatatttgaaacttaaatacatagaaaataaaatttaacaataagttctttacattatttatttacatgaatgctTAACAATCTCACacattaaactattccatcattgatcaaatgaccaatatttccttcaggatcctcaaagaaatcagatacatcataatgagtggtggaattttcagcaTTATTTGAAACGAAATTCGATTCTTTTCCCTTGTACTCCTTTTTCAAGGATGCCTagtaaagatcgactaggtgccttggggtacggcAAGTACGTGGCCAATGGCCCTTTCAaccacaacggaaacacttatcctctgttgatttattctgcctgatatttctttctttatctcaCTTTTGGTGAAATCCTCTCTTTTGAATATAATTCATTTTTCtcccataatttttcttgttattaaaaccttgccatttacctcttctggggtaatttgccgcatttacttcaggaaatggggtAGCACCagctgggcgcgcttcatgatttttcagtagcaattcattgttgcgttcagcaacaagaaggaaaaaaattaactcagaatattttttaaatccttttttctcgatactgctgctgcaggagcacattcgaggcatggaaggttgagaaagttttctccaacatGTCATGATCAGTTTTATCTTtttcccacataatttcattcgtgaggtgtaacgttaggatttttgctagtaaaaaattttgtaaaaatatagtcgcgttgtgagtatagattctaaaccaacagaaaattccttcgtacaaacgttttgatTGTcgcaagtaacaaaacccaataaatttataaactgaagtattcaaacctcgggtcgtcctctcaaggaattgcagggatgtatgatttattattggttatggaaaaacagtgtttgggtttgaaaaagatttttagcaagagaaatagattgcaagaattaataaattaataactagtaaaactcttggcaaggtatgaaaactggaagtcctatcccagttatccttatcaattgtcatgagaattggatttttctcccacttagttaacctttactaaagcaaaggaaagtcaagtggactaattagtttgatcctcaagtcctagtcaatccatgtgggaagactagctttagagtgatctagatcaattaaaatctgccaatttcaaccactattgagtttgacaactcaaaagttaccaattaatcaaccaaagccaaaagggaataaaatctacttgaataaaaataatttggatagagcccaaacatcaataacatataaatctgaaatacctcaattt harbors:
- the LOC107470509 gene encoding uncharacterized protein LOC107470509 isoform X1 — protein: MEEVKSAVEEHMDLMADLVQKLSSELRAGLRPAYDNFIGFFHAIDWKEPWLIGLVGFHIVLLLVTIITRRKTNFQMCLFLLTLAGVYLAERLNTVLRMNSKSFSSQNYFDPNGLFISVLWSGPLLVIAMIILINTLFSLCYLIVRWKRAELRHRASIARNKEE
- the LOC107470509 gene encoding uncharacterized protein LOC107470509 isoform X2, with product MEEVKSAVEEHMDLMADLVQKLSSELRAGLRPAYDNFIGFFHAIDWKEPWLIGLVGFHIVLLLVTIITRRKTNFQMCLFLLTLAGVYLAERLNTVLRMNSKSFSSQNYFDPNGLFISVLWSGPLLVIAMIILVEKS